A DNA window from Myripristis murdjan chromosome 19, fMyrMur1.1, whole genome shotgun sequence contains the following coding sequences:
- the myocd gene encoding myocardin isoform X3, giving the protein MNAVKCTEVPANGPESRQCPGHPDVTEGHGGRGEQKNKRNHALRKQLPSTEGNKVLQLRLQQRRTREQLADQGIMPHPASDVSSLEAQMRLKRARLADDLNEKLALRPGPLELVQKNIIPLDSAVRAATMTVNHGKFPKQEDSYAFEEDSSSDSLSPEQHHSDESQGSACPSSEAVGSTASSSSSPALTSPRQGGATRDPPDQSQDEGLSGANNSQPTPPIPVPAIVKSKTSDKNRHKKPKDVKPKVKKLKYHQYIPPDQKAEKSPPPMDSAYARLLQQQQLFLQLQILSQQKHAHTQPHTHSQQHTHAPQTQAQAQAQQRQSTFSYQPLHPPGQTQKGGSDQLSACSSSGSTSTVNSSSPSPVKTTYPNQTNISPVKPGPLPANLDDLKVSELRQHLRIRGMPVSGTKTALIERLRPFKDSNASSSPSGSSDITTMTFSVTPSGSLSSYQSPSSSSALSQGGYYPYPSTSSTPPISPASSELSLSGSLPDSFSDVPMSSPPQFALQPSPAQLSAEEGLGGGSMAGGGPRGGEGGELDGLEAEKDKMLVEKQKVIEELTWKLHQEQRQVEELKMQLHKRKRCYGATQDSIPPPSQSHHPTMHHQHNSAMMGQHFFGVTIKQEPMTLSSSCPLSSPKQLKSPPGSCMEDMGHCSAPVPSMGGSGGPRCMDTAPSSGSPSAMSAFLSPQCSPQDSPIGKPSSSPQPSSPNNPYLLSPPLGRDGCSHPLPQGNTRARNMQIQQKTGGQPVNCSYSDQRGLQGVFPNSADCGLTHRGTTKATNSNMQPKQMTRSQQMDEILDVLIESGEMPANAREERERSSVTKVVPHITVSPGSAGLIVPRFHRHYEHLSPPQLPYDQSANHITDSHLDTLLGSPIGRGGEVALLKMAAEEGGQEDEGNGDGDGYSSPNNHRHHHPHHPHQDKLLANKDLMDTPTPLSPINTKVSPVPEVQGMVGMTFSETPWETMEWLDLTPPSSATAFSVAPPNGPSIFNTEFLDVTDINLNSAMDLHLEHW; this is encoded by the exons TCCTACAGTTAAGACTTCAGCAGAGGAGGACACGAGAGCAACTGGCAGACCAGGGCATCATGCCTC aCCCGGCCTCAGACGTCTCCTCTCTGGAGGCCCAGATGAGGCTAAAGCGAGCACGACTCGCCGACGACCTGAATGAGAAGCTGGCTCTCAGGCCAGGCCCCCTGGAGCTGGTCCAAAAGAATATCATTCCCCTAGACTCTGCCGTCAGAGCGGCCACCATGACAG TAAACCATGGCAAGTTCCCTAAGCAAGAGGACTCTTACGCCTTcgaggaggacagcagcagtgacagccTGTCTCCAGAGCAGCACCACAGTGACGAGTCCCAGGGCTCGGCCTGCCCCTCCTCCGAGGCCGTCGGCAGcacagcctcctcttcctcctcgcctGCCCTCACCAGCCCACGACAG GGGGGTGCAACTAGAGATCCTCCCGATCAAAGTCAGGATGAAGGGCTGTCTGGTGCCAACAACAGCCAGCCTACTCCACCCATACCTGTTCCTGCTATTGTCAAG TCCAAGACTTCAGACAAGAACCGACACAAGAAGCCCAAAGATGTGAAGCCCAAGGTGAAGAAGCTCAAGTACCACCAGTACATTCCTCCGGACCAGAAGGCTGAGAAGTCCCCTCCGCCCATGGACTCGGCCTACGCCCGACtcctgcagcaacagcagctctTCCTGCAGCTCCAGATCCTCAGCCAGCAgaaacacgcgcacacacagccgcacacacactcacagcagcaCACGCACGCCCCGCAGACGCAGGCCCAAGCTCAGGCTCAGCAGCGACAGTCCACTTTCAGCTACCAGCCGCTGCACCCGCCAGGCCAAACGCAGAA AGGAGGCAGTGATCAGCTGTCAGCCTGCAGCTCCAGTGGCTCTACCAGCACCGTCAACAGCAGCTCCCCCTCTCCGGTTAAGACCACATACCCGAATCAAACCAACATCTCACCAGTCAAGCCTGGGCCTTTGCCAGCCAATTTGGATGACCTAAAA GTGTCAGAGCTCAGGCAGCACCTGCGTATCCGTGGCATGCCTGTCTCAGGCACCAAGACCGCCCTAATTGAGCGACTCCGGCCCTTCAAGGACTCCAATGCCAGCTCCTCCCCCTCAGGCTCCAGCGACATTACCACCATGACCTTCTCCGTCACTCCCTCGGGATCCCTGTCTTCCTACCAGTCTCCGTCTTCCTCCAGCGCCCTATCCCAAGGAGGGTACTACCCTTAccccagcacctcctccacccctcccatCTCTCCGGCCTCCTCCGAGCTGTCCCTCAGCGGCTCACTCCCTGACAGCTTCAGCGATGTGCCCATGTCATCGCCACCGCAATTCGCCTTGCAGCCATCCCCAGCTCAGCTCAGCGCCGAGGAGGGACTTGGAGGAGGCAGCATGGCTGGTGGAGGCCCgcggggaggggagggtggagAGTTGGATGGCCTGGAGGCAGAGAAGGACAAGATGCTGGTGGAGAAGCAGAAGGTGATTGAAGAGCTGACATGGAAGCTGCACCAGGAGCAGAGGCAG GTAGAAGAGCTTAAGATGCAGCTCCACAAGAGGAAGCGTTGCTATGGCGCAACCCAGGATAgcatcccccctccctctcagtCACACCACCCCACCATGCATCACCAGCATAATTCAGCCATGATGGGCCAGCACTTTTTCGGGGTGACGATCAAGCAAGAGCCCATGACCCTGTCCTCCAGctgtcccctctcctcccccaaGCAGCTGAAGAGCCCTCCTGGGAGCTGCATGGAGGATATGGGACACTGCAGTGCTCCTGTCCCTAGTATGGGGGGCTCTGGAGGGCCACGATGTATGGACACAGCCCCTTCCTCCGGCAGTCCCTCTGCCATGTCTGCTTTCCTCAGTCCCCAGTGCTCGCCGCAAGACTCTCCCATTGGAAAGCCCTCTAGTAGCCCCCAGCCCTCGTCTCCTAATAACCCATACCTGCTATCACCTCCGCTGGGAAGGGACGGCTGCAGTCACCCCCTGCCCCAGGGCAACACCAGAGCACGAAACATGCAG atccagcagaagactggagGCCAGCCAGTGAACTGTTCTTATTCTGACCAAAGAGGCCTTCAGGGAGTCTTTCCCAACTCAGCTGATTGTGGCCTTACCCACCGGGGAACAACCAAAGCCACTAATTCAAACATGCAACCAAAG CAAATGACCAGAAGTCAGCAGATGGATGAAATTTTGGATGTGCTCATAGAGAGTGGAG AGATGCCAGCTAACgccagagaagagagggagagatctTCTGTAACCAAAGTTGTGCCTCACATTACTGTGTCCCCAGGGAGCGCCGGCCTCATCGTCCCAAGGTTCCACCGACACTATGAGCACCTGTCCCCTCCTCAGCTTCCTTATGACCAGTCGGCCAATCATATCACTGACAGCCACCTGGACACTCTGCTGGGCAGTCCCATTGGCCGCGGTGGGGAGGTAGCCCTTCTTAAAATGGCGGCTgaggagggagggcaggaaGACGAAGGGAACGGAGACGGCGATGGATACAGTAGCCCCAAtaaccaccgccaccaccaccctcACCATCCCCACCAAGACAAACTCCTGGCCAACAAAGACCTGATGGACACGCCAACCCCTCTGTCGCCCATCAACACTAAGGTGTCCCCCGTCCCCGAGGTGCAAGGGATGGTGGGCATGACCTTCAGCGAGACACCGTGGGAGACGATGGAGTGGCTGGACCTGACACCGCCCAGCTCGGCCACGGCCTTCAGCGTCGCTCCACCCAACGGTCCCAGCATCTTCAACACAGAGTTCCTGGATGTCACAGACATTAACTTGAACTCTGCTATGGATCTTCACCTGGAGCACTGGTGA
- the myocd gene encoding myocardin isoform X5 has protein sequence MNAVKCTEVPANGPESRQCPGHPDVTEGHGGRGEQKNKRNHALRKQLPSTEGNKVLQLRLQQRRTREQLADQGIMPHPASDVSSLEAQMRLKRARLADDLNEKLALRPGPLELVQKNIIPLDSAVRAATMTVNHGKFPKQEDSYAFEEDSSSDSLSPEQHHSDESQGSACPSSEAVGSTASSSSSPALTSPRQGGATRDPPDQSQDEGLSGANNSQPTPPIPVPAIVKSKTSDKNRHKKPKDVKPKVKKLKYHQYIPPDQKAEKSPPPMDSAYARLLQQQQLFLQLQILSQQKHAHTQPHTHSQQHTHAPQTQAQAQAQQRQSTFSYQPLHPPGQTQKGGSDQLSACSSSGSTSTVNSSSPSPVKTTYPNQTNISPVKPGPLPANLDDLKVSELRQHLRIRGMPVSGTKTALIERLRPFKDSNASSSPSGSSDITTMTFSVTPSGSLSSYQSPSSSSALSQGGYYPYPSTSSTPPISPASSELSLSGSLPDSFSDVPMSSPPQFALQPSPAQLSAEEGLGGGSMAGGGPRGGEGGELDGLEAEKDKMLVEKQKVIEELTWKLHQEQRQVEELKMQLHKRKRCYGATQDSIPPPSQSHHPTMHHQHNSAMMGQHFFGVTIKQEPMTLSSSCPLSSPKQLKSPPGSCMEDMGHCSAPVPSMGGSGGPRCMDTAPSSGSPSAMSAFLSPQCSPQDSPIGKPSSSPQPSSPNNPYLLSPPLGRDGCSHPLPQGNTRARNMQIQQKTGGQPVNCSYSDQRGLQGVFPNSADCGLTHRGTTKATNSNMQPKQMTRSQQMDEILDVLIESGGSAGLIVPRFHRHYEHLSPPQLPYDQSANHITDSHLDTLLGSPIGRGGEVALLKMAAEEGGQEDEGNGDGDGYSSPNNHRHHHPHHPHQDKLLANKDLMDTPTPLSPINTKVSPVPEVQGMVGMTFSETPWETMEWLDLTPPSSATAFSVAPPNGPSIFNTEFLDVTDINLNSAMDLHLEHW, from the exons TCCTACAGTTAAGACTTCAGCAGAGGAGGACACGAGAGCAACTGGCAGACCAGGGCATCATGCCTC aCCCGGCCTCAGACGTCTCCTCTCTGGAGGCCCAGATGAGGCTAAAGCGAGCACGACTCGCCGACGACCTGAATGAGAAGCTGGCTCTCAGGCCAGGCCCCCTGGAGCTGGTCCAAAAGAATATCATTCCCCTAGACTCTGCCGTCAGAGCGGCCACCATGACAG TAAACCATGGCAAGTTCCCTAAGCAAGAGGACTCTTACGCCTTcgaggaggacagcagcagtgacagccTGTCTCCAGAGCAGCACCACAGTGACGAGTCCCAGGGCTCGGCCTGCCCCTCCTCCGAGGCCGTCGGCAGcacagcctcctcttcctcctcgcctGCCCTCACCAGCCCACGACAG GGGGGTGCAACTAGAGATCCTCCCGATCAAAGTCAGGATGAAGGGCTGTCTGGTGCCAACAACAGCCAGCCTACTCCACCCATACCTGTTCCTGCTATTGTCAAG TCCAAGACTTCAGACAAGAACCGACACAAGAAGCCCAAAGATGTGAAGCCCAAGGTGAAGAAGCTCAAGTACCACCAGTACATTCCTCCGGACCAGAAGGCTGAGAAGTCCCCTCCGCCCATGGACTCGGCCTACGCCCGACtcctgcagcaacagcagctctTCCTGCAGCTCCAGATCCTCAGCCAGCAgaaacacgcgcacacacagccgcacacacactcacagcagcaCACGCACGCCCCGCAGACGCAGGCCCAAGCTCAGGCTCAGCAGCGACAGTCCACTTTCAGCTACCAGCCGCTGCACCCGCCAGGCCAAACGCAGAA AGGAGGCAGTGATCAGCTGTCAGCCTGCAGCTCCAGTGGCTCTACCAGCACCGTCAACAGCAGCTCCCCCTCTCCGGTTAAGACCACATACCCGAATCAAACCAACATCTCACCAGTCAAGCCTGGGCCTTTGCCAGCCAATTTGGATGACCTAAAA GTGTCAGAGCTCAGGCAGCACCTGCGTATCCGTGGCATGCCTGTCTCAGGCACCAAGACCGCCCTAATTGAGCGACTCCGGCCCTTCAAGGACTCCAATGCCAGCTCCTCCCCCTCAGGCTCCAGCGACATTACCACCATGACCTTCTCCGTCACTCCCTCGGGATCCCTGTCTTCCTACCAGTCTCCGTCTTCCTCCAGCGCCCTATCCCAAGGAGGGTACTACCCTTAccccagcacctcctccacccctcccatCTCTCCGGCCTCCTCCGAGCTGTCCCTCAGCGGCTCACTCCCTGACAGCTTCAGCGATGTGCCCATGTCATCGCCACCGCAATTCGCCTTGCAGCCATCCCCAGCTCAGCTCAGCGCCGAGGAGGGACTTGGAGGAGGCAGCATGGCTGGTGGAGGCCCgcggggaggggagggtggagAGTTGGATGGCCTGGAGGCAGAGAAGGACAAGATGCTGGTGGAGAAGCAGAAGGTGATTGAAGAGCTGACATGGAAGCTGCACCAGGAGCAGAGGCAG GTAGAAGAGCTTAAGATGCAGCTCCACAAGAGGAAGCGTTGCTATGGCGCAACCCAGGATAgcatcccccctccctctcagtCACACCACCCCACCATGCATCACCAGCATAATTCAGCCATGATGGGCCAGCACTTTTTCGGGGTGACGATCAAGCAAGAGCCCATGACCCTGTCCTCCAGctgtcccctctcctcccccaaGCAGCTGAAGAGCCCTCCTGGGAGCTGCATGGAGGATATGGGACACTGCAGTGCTCCTGTCCCTAGTATGGGGGGCTCTGGAGGGCCACGATGTATGGACACAGCCCCTTCCTCCGGCAGTCCCTCTGCCATGTCTGCTTTCCTCAGTCCCCAGTGCTCGCCGCAAGACTCTCCCATTGGAAAGCCCTCTAGTAGCCCCCAGCCCTCGTCTCCTAATAACCCATACCTGCTATCACCTCCGCTGGGAAGGGACGGCTGCAGTCACCCCCTGCCCCAGGGCAACACCAGAGCACGAAACATGCAG atccagcagaagactggagGCCAGCCAGTGAACTGTTCTTATTCTGACCAAAGAGGCCTTCAGGGAGTCTTTCCCAACTCAGCTGATTGTGGCCTTACCCACCGGGGAACAACCAAAGCCACTAATTCAAACATGCAACCAAAG CAAATGACCAGAAGTCAGCAGATGGATGAAATTTTGGATGTGCTCATAGAGAGTGGAG GGAGCGCCGGCCTCATCGTCCCAAGGTTCCACCGACACTATGAGCACCTGTCCCCTCCTCAGCTTCCTTATGACCAGTCGGCCAATCATATCACTGACAGCCACCTGGACACTCTGCTGGGCAGTCCCATTGGCCGCGGTGGGGAGGTAGCCCTTCTTAAAATGGCGGCTgaggagggagggcaggaaGACGAAGGGAACGGAGACGGCGATGGATACAGTAGCCCCAAtaaccaccgccaccaccaccctcACCATCCCCACCAAGACAAACTCCTGGCCAACAAAGACCTGATGGACACGCCAACCCCTCTGTCGCCCATCAACACTAAGGTGTCCCCCGTCCCCGAGGTGCAAGGGATGGTGGGCATGACCTTCAGCGAGACACCGTGGGAGACGATGGAGTGGCTGGACCTGACACCGCCCAGCTCGGCCACGGCCTTCAGCGTCGCTCCACCCAACGGTCCCAGCATCTTCAACACAGAGTTCCTGGATGTCACAGACATTAACTTGAACTCTGCTATGGATCTTCACCTGGAGCACTGGTGA
- the myocd gene encoding myocardin isoform X4, translating into MNAVKCTEVPANGPESRQCPGHPDVTEGHGGRGEQKNKRNHALRKQLPSTEGNKVLQLRLQQRRTREQLADQGIMPLNHGKFPKQEDSYAFEEDSSSDSLSPEQHHSDESQGSACPSSEAVGSTASSSSSPALTSPRQGGATRDPPDQSQDEGLSGANNSQPTPPIPVPAIVKSKTSDKNRHKKPKDVKPKVKKLKYHQYIPPDQKAEKSPPPMDSAYARLLQQQQLFLQLQILSQQKHAHTQPHTHSQQHTHAPQTQAQAQAQQRQSTFSYQPLHPPGQTQKGGSDQLSACSSSGSTSTVNSSSPSPVKTTYPNQTNISPVKPGPLPANLDDLKVSELRQHLRIRGMPVSGTKTALIERLRPFKDSNASSSPSGSSDITTMTFSVTPSGSLSSYQSPSSSSALSQGGYYPYPSTSSTPPISPASSELSLSGSLPDSFSDVPMSSPPQFALQPSPAQLSAEEGLGGGSMAGGGPRGGEGGELDGLEAEKDKMLVEKQKVIEELTWKLHQEQRQVEELKMQLHKRKRCYGATQDSIPPPSQSHHPTMHHQHNSAMMGQHFFGVTIKQEPMTLSSSCPLSSPKQLKSPPGSCMEDMGHCSAPVPSMGGSGGPRCMDTAPSSGSPSAMSAFLSPQCSPQDSPIGKPSSSPQPSSPNNPYLLSPPLGRDGCSHPLPQGNTRARNMQIQQKTGGQPVNCSYSDQRGLQGVFPNSADCGLTHRGTTKATNSNMQPKMSILPPPRQVGQKCQVSTPAYSSSESAASDLRQPPCYEDAVKQQMTRSQQMDEILDVLIESGEMPANAREERERSSVTKVVPHITVSPGSAGLIVPRFHRHYEHLSPPQLPYDQSANHITDSHLDTLLGSPIGRGGEVALLKMAAEEGGQEDEGNGDGDGYSSPNNHRHHHPHHPHQDKLLANKDLMDTPTPLSPINTKVSPVPEVQGMVGMTFSETPWETMEWLDLTPPSSATAFSVAPPNGPSIFNTEFLDVTDINLNSAMDLHLEHW; encoded by the exons TCCTACAGTTAAGACTTCAGCAGAGGAGGACACGAGAGCAACTGGCAGACCAGGGCATCATGCCTC TAAACCATGGCAAGTTCCCTAAGCAAGAGGACTCTTACGCCTTcgaggaggacagcagcagtgacagccTGTCTCCAGAGCAGCACCACAGTGACGAGTCCCAGGGCTCGGCCTGCCCCTCCTCCGAGGCCGTCGGCAGcacagcctcctcttcctcctcgcctGCCCTCACCAGCCCACGACAG GGGGGTGCAACTAGAGATCCTCCCGATCAAAGTCAGGATGAAGGGCTGTCTGGTGCCAACAACAGCCAGCCTACTCCACCCATACCTGTTCCTGCTATTGTCAAG TCCAAGACTTCAGACAAGAACCGACACAAGAAGCCCAAAGATGTGAAGCCCAAGGTGAAGAAGCTCAAGTACCACCAGTACATTCCTCCGGACCAGAAGGCTGAGAAGTCCCCTCCGCCCATGGACTCGGCCTACGCCCGACtcctgcagcaacagcagctctTCCTGCAGCTCCAGATCCTCAGCCAGCAgaaacacgcgcacacacagccgcacacacactcacagcagcaCACGCACGCCCCGCAGACGCAGGCCCAAGCTCAGGCTCAGCAGCGACAGTCCACTTTCAGCTACCAGCCGCTGCACCCGCCAGGCCAAACGCAGAA AGGAGGCAGTGATCAGCTGTCAGCCTGCAGCTCCAGTGGCTCTACCAGCACCGTCAACAGCAGCTCCCCCTCTCCGGTTAAGACCACATACCCGAATCAAACCAACATCTCACCAGTCAAGCCTGGGCCTTTGCCAGCCAATTTGGATGACCTAAAA GTGTCAGAGCTCAGGCAGCACCTGCGTATCCGTGGCATGCCTGTCTCAGGCACCAAGACCGCCCTAATTGAGCGACTCCGGCCCTTCAAGGACTCCAATGCCAGCTCCTCCCCCTCAGGCTCCAGCGACATTACCACCATGACCTTCTCCGTCACTCCCTCGGGATCCCTGTCTTCCTACCAGTCTCCGTCTTCCTCCAGCGCCCTATCCCAAGGAGGGTACTACCCTTAccccagcacctcctccacccctcccatCTCTCCGGCCTCCTCCGAGCTGTCCCTCAGCGGCTCACTCCCTGACAGCTTCAGCGATGTGCCCATGTCATCGCCACCGCAATTCGCCTTGCAGCCATCCCCAGCTCAGCTCAGCGCCGAGGAGGGACTTGGAGGAGGCAGCATGGCTGGTGGAGGCCCgcggggaggggagggtggagAGTTGGATGGCCTGGAGGCAGAGAAGGACAAGATGCTGGTGGAGAAGCAGAAGGTGATTGAAGAGCTGACATGGAAGCTGCACCAGGAGCAGAGGCAG GTAGAAGAGCTTAAGATGCAGCTCCACAAGAGGAAGCGTTGCTATGGCGCAACCCAGGATAgcatcccccctccctctcagtCACACCACCCCACCATGCATCACCAGCATAATTCAGCCATGATGGGCCAGCACTTTTTCGGGGTGACGATCAAGCAAGAGCCCATGACCCTGTCCTCCAGctgtcccctctcctcccccaaGCAGCTGAAGAGCCCTCCTGGGAGCTGCATGGAGGATATGGGACACTGCAGTGCTCCTGTCCCTAGTATGGGGGGCTCTGGAGGGCCACGATGTATGGACACAGCCCCTTCCTCCGGCAGTCCCTCTGCCATGTCTGCTTTCCTCAGTCCCCAGTGCTCGCCGCAAGACTCTCCCATTGGAAAGCCCTCTAGTAGCCCCCAGCCCTCGTCTCCTAATAACCCATACCTGCTATCACCTCCGCTGGGAAGGGACGGCTGCAGTCACCCCCTGCCCCAGGGCAACACCAGAGCACGAAACATGCAG atccagcagaagactggagGCCAGCCAGTGAACTGTTCTTATTCTGACCAAAGAGGCCTTCAGGGAGTCTTTCCCAACTCAGCTGATTGTGGCCTTACCCACCGGGGAACAACCAAAGCCACTAATTCAAACATGCAACCAAAG ATGTCAATATTGCCACCTCCTCGGCAAGTTGGCCAAAAGTGCCAGGTCTCTACCCCTGCCTACAGTAGCTCAGAATCAGCTGCATCTGACTTAAGACAGCCCCCATGCTATGAGGATGCAGTCAAGCAG CAAATGACCAGAAGTCAGCAGATGGATGAAATTTTGGATGTGCTCATAGAGAGTGGAG AGATGCCAGCTAACgccagagaagagagggagagatctTCTGTAACCAAAGTTGTGCCTCACATTACTGTGTCCCCAGGGAGCGCCGGCCTCATCGTCCCAAGGTTCCACCGACACTATGAGCACCTGTCCCCTCCTCAGCTTCCTTATGACCAGTCGGCCAATCATATCACTGACAGCCACCTGGACACTCTGCTGGGCAGTCCCATTGGCCGCGGTGGGGAGGTAGCCCTTCTTAAAATGGCGGCTgaggagggagggcaggaaGACGAAGGGAACGGAGACGGCGATGGATACAGTAGCCCCAAtaaccaccgccaccaccaccctcACCATCCCCACCAAGACAAACTCCTGGCCAACAAAGACCTGATGGACACGCCAACCCCTCTGTCGCCCATCAACACTAAGGTGTCCCCCGTCCCCGAGGTGCAAGGGATGGTGGGCATGACCTTCAGCGAGACACCGTGGGAGACGATGGAGTGGCTGGACCTGACACCGCCCAGCTCGGCCACGGCCTTCAGCGTCGCTCCACCCAACGGTCCCAGCATCTTCAACACAGAGTTCCTGGATGTCACAGACATTAACTTGAACTCTGCTATGGATCTTCACCTGGAGCACTGGTGA